Genomic window (Brachyspira hampsonii):
CAAAACAAGAAGAAATAACTCCAGAATATCATGAAGAAGTAGAATCATATAGTGAAGAACCTAAGGAAGAAGATGTACAAGAATATGCTAATGAACCTCAAGAAGAAGTAAAAGCAGATATTCAAGAAGAATCAAAACAAGAAGAAATAACTCCAGAATATCATGAAGAAGTAGAATCATATAGTGAAGAACCTAAGGAAGAAGATGTACAAGAATATACTAATGAACCTCAAGAAGAAATAAAAGCAGATACTGAAGAGTTCAAGGAAGAAGCACAAGAAGAGATAATTAATAATGAAGAAGATCTTACAGAAGAAGAAAAAGAATTCTATAAAAGTTATTTATCTAATTCTTCAGATAATATTGAAGCAAAAGAAGAATTGCAAGAGGAATCACCAGAGGAAGTAAAAGCAGAAGAAATAATTCCAGAATCTCAAGAAGAAGAATTGAAAGAAGATATATCAGAACCTCAAGAAGAATCAGAGGAAGAAGATTCATCAATAGAGTCTATATCTGATACTGTTGAAAAAGAAGAAACTCCTGAATTAACTAATGATTACATATCTAAGATGTATAATGATTATTTGCAAAATCAAGAATCTAATAATGATGAAGATGTTTCAAATAATGATTATATATCTAAATTTCAGAAGATGAATGAAGAGTATGAAGAGAGTAAGAAAGAAATCGAGATAAAAGAATCAGAACCAGCAGAAGAAATAACTCCAGAATCTCAAGAAGAAGAATTGAAAGAAGATATATCAGAACCTCAAGAAGAATCAGATAAAGAAGATTCATCAATAGAGTCTATATCTTATACTGTTGAAAAAGAAGAAACTCCTGAATTAACTAATGATTACATATCTAAGATGTATAATGATTATTTGCAAAATCAAGAATCTAATAATGATGAAGATGTTCCAAATAATGATTATATATCTAAATTTCAGAAGATGAATGAAGAGTATGAAGAGAGTAAGAAAGAAAGTGATAAAGAATCAGAACCCGCAGAAAAATTGCGAGAGGAATCAACTTCTGAATCATCAGAAGAAGCGAAAGCAGAAGAAATAACTCCAGAATCTCATGAAGAAGTAGAAGAAGAGATAATCAGTAATGAAGAAGATTTGACAGAAGAAGATAAATCTATGATAGAAGGCTATTTGGATAAAGTAGATAGTTCATCAGAAGATTTAACGGAAGAAGAAAAAGAATTATATCAAAATTATTTATCCAATTCTTCAGATAATATTGAAGTAAAAGAAGAATTGCAAGAAAAATCATCTGGGGAAACAGACACAAAAGAAATAAAAGAAGAATCATCTACTGAATCATCAGAGGAAACAAATATAGAAGAAATAACTCAAGAACCTCAGGAAGAAAAAGTAGAAGAAGATATTCAAGAAGATGAATTACATGACGAAGATTATAATAATGAATTAAAAGAAGAAGTAAGCGATGAAGAATTAGAAGATCTTGTATATATAAATAATGTTCAAATAGATGAAATAAGAGATTCTGATTTGAATATGCTTGAAAATATCATTAAAGGTAATGATGAAGACGGTGTAGAACTTATAAAAATAAGTGACAAAATAAATGAAAATAATACTAAAGAAGATAATACTAAAGCAAAATCCATAGAAAATTTTGATTCTATGGAAGAGCTTTTAAATAAGGAGACGAATATGTCTGAAGAAAAAGAATTAGAAACTATTGATAAAGAAAATCTAGATAATAATGTAGCAGTTGAAGAAGAATTTAGTTTGGGTGATGATAATGAGCCTATACTAATGGAAGATAGAAAACATACTGAAGATGAAGAAGAAGATTTTGACGGAGAAATTACTCAATCTGATTTAGATTATGCCATTAAATTATTTGAATCTGAAGAGGCTAGCGGTAATACTAATGAGTATAGTTCTAAAGCTGATATACTATTATCAGAAAATGAAATTAATAAATTTAAGAAACTTTTCGGATATTTCAAAAATATTGTAGAAAAAATGTCTCCTGAAGATTTGAATGATTTTTCAAAAACAGAGTTCTATGATATGTATTCATCTCTATTTAGAAAATTCGGTGATTGAAATTAATTTTTACAAAATAAAAAAGGACTTTTAATAAGTCCTTTTTTATTGCAAATAATATATATATTTTTTTAATTTCTATCTTTTAGAAGAACTAGATCCTCTCCTTCCAATTCTTTCACTCTTACCGATACATATTGATCTTGAGGTACATTAAGAGCAAGTCCTACATAATTTGCGGATATAGGAAGTTCTCTTCCGAATCTATCAACTAAAACTAGTAAAGATACTTTTTTAGGTCTTCCATAATCAAATAGAGCATTTAGAGCAGCCCTGATTGTTCTTCCTGTATAAAGAACATCGTCAACAAGAAGTATAGTTTTTCCTGTAATATCAAAAGGTATATCAGTTTCTTTAATTTCCGGAAATTCAGAGAGAGAAGATAAATCATCTCTGTAAAGATTAATATCTATTGCTCCAATAGGCAATTCTTTTTTTATTTTTTCTTCTAAAAGTTTTTTTAATCTTATTCCTAAGAAATCTCCTCTTCTTCTTATACCCACAATAGCGAGCTTTTCCATATCTTCTTTTTCAATGATTTCAGCAGCAAGTCTAGGCAGAACCTTTTCATATTCTTCAGCTTTTAGTAAAACCCTCATTTAATACTCCTTTGATATTTAAAGATAATTTCAAAAATTATAACGATTAAAGCGAAAAAAATCAACATAATATTTTTTTACTTTTAGATAAAAAATATGTTAAGTGTTTTTTCAGTTTACCGATATTATATATAAGGACAGTAAAAAGTTAAAGTTAACATAAGAGTTGCTAATTTTATTTTACTGTTATATAATTGAAAACAAACATATTAATTTAAGTGAGGAAATTATATGGCAGACGAAGAAAACTTAGACTTGGAAGAAGGCGAAGAAGAAGGAGAACAAGCCGAAGCTGCACCAAAGAAGAAATTTGGTTTAAGCCCTATGATTGTTAAAATCCTTATGGGAATTGCTGCCATTTTAGTTGTGGCTTTAATATCCGGGCTTATAGCATTTTTTGTATCTAAAAGTGTAGGAAAAGCTGCAGGCGTACAGGGCGGTGTAGTGGACGATATGGTAAAACAGCCGCCACCATCAATTTATCGTATAGACCCTGAGTTTAATGTAAACACTGCAGATATGGATGTAGCAAGATATGTAAAGGTTAGTATTATATTAACTTATACTACTAATACTAAGCAGCTTGCAGTAGAACTTCCAGAAAGATTCTATATGATAAGAGATAGAATCACAACGATACTTAGTTCTTATACTTATGATCAGTTGAGAACTAATGAGGGCAGAGAGCAATTAAAAGCTGATATTAAGCGGGAAATTAATAGTATGCTTAGAAATGGTCAAATAGATGGTATATTATTTGATAACTTCTTGTTAAGCTAATGCTAAATACTACTAAAAATTATAAGAGAAGGATATTCGTATGACAGAAGTATTGTCACAAAGCGAAATAGATGCGTTGTTAAGTGCTATATCATCTGGTGAAAGTTTAGATAATATTGATACTAAACGTGTAGAAGTAGAACATAGAAAGATAAAGATATACGACTTTAAACGTCCCGATAAGTTTTCAAAAGACCAAATTAGAACGCTTCAGATGATGCATGAAAACTTTGCTCGTGTAACTACAACTTCATTATCAGCACAGTTGAGGACTTTGGTAGGTATTCACGTAGCAAGTGTAGATCAGCTTACTTACGAAGAGTTTATAAGAAGTGTTAGTAATCCTTCTACTTTGGCTATTGTAAGTATGGATCCTTTGAAAGGTAGTTCTATACTAGAGATTGACCCATCTATTACTTTTACTATTATTGATAGATTGTTTGGCGGACCTGGTGAGAGTCCTAAGAATTTGAATAGGGAGCTTACAGATATTGAGTTATCAGTTATGGAAGGTATTATAGTAAGAATACTAGGTAACTTAAGGGAGGCTTGGTCTCAGGTAATAGATTTAAGACCGCGTTTGGGTTCTATAGAAACTAACCCTCAGTTTGCTCAGATGGTTAGCCCTAATGACATGGTTGTACTTATTACTTTAGAAACCAAAGTAGCTGATGTTGAAGGTATGATGAACTTTTGTATACCATATATTACTATTGAGCCTATACTTTCTAAGTTTTCAGCTCAGTATTGGTATGCATCTATTAGAAGAGGAAGCACTAGCGAAAATTTAAAGATAATAAAAGAAAAATTACAAAATATATTTGTTGAAACTTCGGCGGAACTTGGATCTATGCAATTACCGCTATCAGACATTCTCAATCTTCAGAAAGGCGATGTTGTTAAATTTACTGATACTAAGATTACAGATCCTGTCATATTCAAGATAGGAAACAGAAAGAAATTCTTATGCCGTCCTGGTATATCAGGCAGCAGAATGGCTGTACAGCT
Coding sequences:
- a CDS encoding flagellar basal body-associated FliL family protein, producing MADEENLDLEEGEEEGEQAEAAPKKKFGLSPMIVKILMGIAAILVVALISGLIAFFVSKSVGKAAGVQGGVVDDMVKQPPPSIYRIDPEFNVNTADMDVARYVKVSIILTYTTNTKQLAVELPERFYMIRDRITTILSSYTYDQLRTNEGREQLKADIKREINSMLRNGQIDGILFDNFLLS
- the fliM gene encoding flagellar motor switch protein FliM, whose protein sequence is MTEVLSQSEIDALLSAISSGESLDNIDTKRVEVEHRKIKIYDFKRPDKFSKDQIRTLQMMHENFARVTTTSLSAQLRTLVGIHVASVDQLTYEEFIRSVSNPSTLAIVSMDPLKGSSILEIDPSITFTIIDRLFGGPGESPKNLNRELTDIELSVMEGIIVRILGNLREAWSQVIDLRPRLGSIETNPQFAQMVSPNDMVVLITLETKVADVEGMMNFCIPYITIEPILSKFSAQYWYASIRRGSTSENLKIIKEKLQNIFVETSAELGSMQLPLSDILNLQKGDVVKFTDTKITDPVIFKIGNRKKFLCRPGISGSRMAVQLTGVMDGEADITEDDLLKEED
- the pyrR gene encoding bifunctional pyr operon transcriptional regulator/uracil phosphoribosyltransferase PyrR, with translation MRVLLKAEEYEKVLPRLAAEIIEKEDMEKLAIVGIRRRGDFLGIRLKKLLEEKIKKELPIGAIDINLYRDDLSSLSEFPEIKETDIPFDITGKTILLVDDVLYTGRTIRAALNALFDYGRPKKVSLLVLVDRFGRELPISANYVGLALNVPQDQYVSVRVKELEGEDLVLLKDRN